The Rhodopseudomonas palustris genome window below encodes:
- a CDS encoding gamma carbonic anhydrase family protein, protein MAIYELDGQRPDLPADGNYFIADSASVVGKVRLGSSVSVWFGAVLRGDNEWIEIGEGSNIQDGTTCHTDPGFPLKVGKGCTIGHNVILHGCTIGDSVLIGMGAIVMNGAKLARGCVVGAGAVVTEGKSFPENSLILGAPAKVARTLSPEQVLAMLAGAGFYVANGQRYAKGLKKIG, encoded by the coding sequence ATGGCGATCTACGAACTTGACGGGCAGCGGCCTGATCTTCCGGCAGATGGAAATTACTTCATCGCTGACAGCGCCTCGGTGGTCGGCAAAGTTCGCCTCGGTAGTTCGGTCTCGGTCTGGTTTGGCGCCGTTCTGCGCGGCGACAACGAATGGATCGAGATCGGCGAGGGCTCCAACATTCAGGACGGCACGACTTGCCACACCGATCCGGGGTTTCCGCTCAAGGTCGGCAAAGGCTGCACCATCGGCCACAACGTCATCCTGCACGGCTGCACCATCGGGGACAGCGTTTTGATCGGGATGGGTGCGATCGTGATGAATGGCGCCAAGCTGGCGCGTGGCTGCGTTGTCGGGGCAGGCGCTGTGGTCACTGAAGGCAAGTCGTTTCCAGAGAACTCTCTGATTCTCGGGGCGCCGGCCAAGGTCGCGCGGACGCTTTCCCCCGAACAGGTCCTAGCGATGCTGGCAGGCGCTGGCTTTTATGTCGCCAACGGCCAGCGCTACGCCAAGGGGCTTAAGAAGATCGGGTGA
- a CDS encoding rhomboid family intramembrane serine protease encodes MDSPLVSSSLPPEPPQPQREPILTLPGAVTAYVALLAVIHLRTLLSPEFEYWTIEMFGFIPMRYEQTLLDSPFPGGTGAKIWTFVTYSLLHANLSHIVFNVLWLLPFGSALARRFGSLRFFVFMAVTAAAGAFAHLLTHSHDVAPMIGASASVSGAMAAAIRFAFVRGSFLSLRRGDADAAAKVPAQPLLRALRDPRVLAFLGIWFGINIIFGIGSIAIGNEGASVAWQAHIGGFFAGLLLFSLFDPVPRAPEARA; translated from the coding sequence TTGGATTCTCCGCTCGTATCGTCGTCGTTGCCGCCGGAGCCGCCGCAGCCGCAGCGCGAGCCGATTCTGACGCTGCCCGGGGCGGTGACCGCCTACGTGGCGCTGCTGGCGGTGATCCATCTGCGCACGCTGCTGTCGCCGGAGTTCGAGTACTGGACCATCGAGATGTTCGGCTTCATCCCGATGCGCTACGAGCAGACGCTGCTCGACTCGCCTTTCCCCGGCGGCACCGGGGCGAAGATCTGGACCTTCGTCACTTATTCGCTGCTGCACGCCAATCTCAGCCACATCGTGTTCAACGTGCTGTGGCTGCTGCCGTTTGGTAGCGCGCTGGCGCGGCGGTTCGGCAGCCTGCGGTTCTTCGTGTTCATGGCGGTGACGGCGGCGGCCGGCGCGTTCGCGCATCTGCTCACCCATTCCCATGACGTCGCCCCGATGATCGGCGCCTCGGCCTCGGTCTCCGGCGCAATGGCGGCGGCGATCCGTTTCGCCTTCGTCCGCGGCAGCTTCCTGTCGCTGCGCCGCGGCGATGCCGATGCGGCGGCGAAGGTACCGGCGCAGCCGCTGCTGAGGGCGCTGCGCGATCCGCGGGTGCTGGCGTTCCTCGGGATCTGGTTCGGCATCAACATCATCTTCGGGATCGGCTCGATTGCGATCGGCAACGAGGGCGCCAGCGTCGCCTGGCAGGCGCATATCGGCGGCTTCTTCGCCGGGCTACTACTGTTCTCTTTGTTTGATCCGGTGCCGCGGGCCCCTGAGGCGCGCGCCTGA
- a CDS encoding DUF6949 family protein has translation MSPDALNNLFSLLIGFAVAGALTSAYQAMAQRPAGFSLLQQGVVPQSFAALPFLMFAAPFIIMRNTLTGPRTSDLRRAQFVMLATLLAGFWSLMSGTVVVMALQALGVFT, from the coding sequence ATGTCGCCCGATGCGCTCAACAATCTGTTCTCGCTTCTGATCGGCTTTGCCGTCGCCGGCGCGCTGACCAGCGCCTATCAGGCGATGGCGCAGCGCCCCGCCGGCTTCAGTCTGCTGCAACAGGGCGTGGTCCCGCAGAGCTTTGCGGCACTTCCGTTTCTGATGTTCGCAGCGCCGTTTATCATCATGCGCAACACGCTGACCGGGCCGCGCACCTCCGATCTCCGGCGTGCGCAATTCGTGATGCTGGCGACTCTGCTGGCTGGGTTCTGGAGCCTGATGTCAGGAACCGTGGTTGTGATGGCGTTGCAGGCTCTCGGAGTGTTCACCTGA
- a CDS encoding twin-arginine translocation pathway signal — protein MTSQRSSAFTAARAAAAVTFAALGLSGCAGMGDSALSQAFVDPAKYELYDCKQLEAERKSLDAQLAKLDGLMRKAQTGAAGPVVSEIAYRNDYINVKAQSRLAEQTWRDNRCTPTPEPPPAAPAPQKRAGRGAH, from the coding sequence ATGACATCGCAACGCTCGTCCGCCTTCACCGCAGCCCGCGCCGCTGCTGCCGTCACGTTCGCCGCCCTCGGCCTGTCCGGCTGCGCCGGGATGGGCGACAGCGCGCTGTCACAGGCGTTCGTCGATCCGGCCAAATACGAGCTGTATGACTGCAAGCAGCTCGAGGCGGAGCGCAAATCGCTCGATGCGCAGCTTGCCAAGCTGGACGGCCTGATGCGCAAGGCGCAGACCGGAGCGGCCGGGCCGGTGGTCTCCGAGATCGCCTACCGCAACGACTACATCAACGTGAAGGCGCAATCCCGGCTCGCCGAGCAGACCTGGCGGGACAACCGCTGCACCCCGACGCCGGAGCCGCCGCCGGCTGCGCCGGCGCCCCAGAAGCGGGCGGGACGCGGCGCGCACTGA
- a CDS encoding CBS domain-containing protein, translated as MTVRAILESKGRYIHTVEAAARLASAVKTLAERRIGAVLVMHGTRLEGILSERDVVRVLADRGPAALDEPIGAVMTRDVFTCRQDDTVGEIMERMTAGKFRHLPVMEHDRVVGLISIGDIVKSRLSEYEHEQRALHDYIKSA; from the coding sequence ATGACCGTGCGTGCGATTCTGGAGTCCAAAGGCCGTTACATCCACACCGTCGAAGCCGCGGCGCGGCTCGCATCCGCGGTGAAGACACTAGCCGAACGCCGGATCGGCGCGGTACTTGTGATGCACGGCACGCGGCTCGAAGGCATCCTGTCGGAGCGCGACGTCGTTCGTGTGCTCGCCGACCGCGGACCGGCTGCGCTGGATGAGCCGATCGGCGCGGTGATGACGCGCGACGTGTTCACCTGCCGTCAGGACGACACCGTCGGCGAGATCATGGAGCGGATGACCGCGGGCAAATTTCGGCATCTGCCGGTGATGGAGCACGACCGTGTGGTCGGCCTGATCTCGATCGGCGACATCGTCAAATCGCGGCTGTCCGAATACGAGCACGAGCAGCGGGCGCTGCACGACTACATCAAGTCGGCCTGA
- a CDS encoding Crp/Fnr family transcriptional regulator yields MACSQSANDLLAALPAADFELLRPHLRTIDLKFGQVLVEAGAPLEQAIFPHGGIISSVIGLGKDEAIELAAIGRDGAVGAEAAHETVATAGAVVRYPTTASAIEVMHFRYAVDHSSSLRSLLLRYQWIRAVRAERVAACNAAHSAEARLCRRLLQSRDMAGSDCMQLGQDLMAQMLGVKRNTISLIAHALQQQGLIRYSRGRLAITDVDGLMLRACACYKTDRGGFAATAVERQPNLTIPRLAPDYAESPRLPS; encoded by the coding sequence ATGGCCTGCAGTCAATCAGCCAACGACCTGCTCGCGGCTTTGCCGGCAGCGGATTTTGAACTGCTGCGTCCCCATCTTCGCACGATCGACCTGAAATTCGGTCAGGTTCTGGTCGAGGCGGGGGCGCCGCTCGAACAGGCGATTTTCCCTCACGGCGGCATCATCTCCAGCGTGATCGGCCTCGGCAAGGACGAGGCAATCGAGCTCGCGGCGATCGGCCGGGACGGCGCGGTCGGGGCTGAGGCGGCGCACGAGACGGTGGCGACTGCCGGCGCCGTGGTTCGCTATCCGACGACCGCCTCCGCGATCGAGGTGATGCACTTCCGCTACGCCGTTGACCACAGTTCGTCGCTGCGCAGTCTGCTGCTCCGCTATCAATGGATCCGCGCCGTAAGGGCCGAACGGGTGGCGGCATGTAACGCCGCTCACTCTGCCGAAGCGCGCTTGTGCCGCCGCCTGCTGCAATCGCGCGATATGGCTGGCAGCGACTGCATGCAGCTCGGTCAGGATCTGATGGCGCAAATGCTCGGCGTCAAGCGCAACACGATTTCGCTGATCGCCCACGCCCTGCAACAGCAGGGATTGATCCGCTACAGCCGTGGGCGGCTTGCGATCACCGATGTCGACGGCCTGATGCTGCGCGCCTGCGCCTGCTACAAGACCGACCGCGGTGGCTTCGCCGCAACGGCGGTCGAGCGTCAGCCGAACCTGACGATCCCGCGGCTCGCGCCGGATTATGCCGAGTCGCCGCGACTGCCCTCGTAG
- a CDS encoding porin, producing the protein MNFAKSLMLGGAALLVATAGAQAADLPLKAKAVEYVKVCSLYGAGFYYIPGTDTCIKLGGYVRGEVAVNASGMTGTPAWNGAAGYNTRLQNDAIFRSRADLNIDTRTATEYGVVRTYFDSVFTWTSGSDTTANGSVGVYFAFIQFAGFTFGKAVSQFDTPWSGSPGNITSNLIGGYDDSTGINQVAYTAQFGNGVTASVSLEDPSSYNQGGLYNVSAIAAQTFNASATPTLGVNNSAVAYMGGVPGVNSYGGVQIPDIVGQVRVDQAWGLFQVSAAAHQIRASYYTSSSTGSASETLGHPDDKWGYAVQAALSLKNLPTGAGDSLNLSATYADGASRYVIGGTSPNNFAMYGSSGLAYQSVALGFSGDGVFGNSTDIQKSSVWGVRGAFNHNWNPNWSTSVFGSYTNFSWSGGAKDLICGRVPGVTLAANVTYTGVCDPSFNIAQIGTVTRWTPVKNLTFSGEVIYTFLDQKSTGTITPGAVSNAKPAVAYELKDQGTWTGAFRVQRTF; encoded by the coding sequence ATGAATTTTGCGAAGAGCCTTATGCTCGGTGGTGCGGCGCTCCTCGTCGCCACCGCTGGTGCGCAGGCGGCCGATCTTCCGCTGAAGGCCAAGGCGGTCGAATACGTGAAGGTCTGCTCGCTGTACGGCGCAGGCTTTTACTACATCCCGGGCACCGACACCTGCATCAAGCTCGGCGGCTATGTGCGTGGCGAAGTCGCGGTCAATGCCTCGGGCATGACGGGGACCCCGGCCTGGAACGGCGCTGCCGGCTACAACACTCGTCTGCAGAACGACGCGATCTTCCGGTCCCGCGCGGACCTTAATATCGATACCCGCACCGCAACCGAATACGGTGTTGTTCGCACCTACTTCGACTCGGTGTTCACCTGGACCAGCGGCAGCGACACCACTGCCAACGGCAGCGTCGGCGTCTACTTTGCCTTCATCCAGTTCGCGGGCTTCACCTTTGGTAAGGCCGTGTCGCAGTTCGACACCCCGTGGAGTGGCTCGCCAGGTAACATCACCTCCAACCTGATCGGCGGCTACGACGATTCGACCGGCATCAACCAAGTTGCCTACACTGCTCAGTTCGGCAACGGCGTTACCGCGTCCGTGTCGTTGGAAGATCCGTCGTCCTATAATCAGGGCGGTCTGTACAACGTCAGCGCGATCGCAGCTCAGACGTTCAATGCTTCGGCCACGCCGACGCTTGGCGTTAATAATTCGGCCGTGGCCTACATGGGCGGCGTTCCGGGCGTAAACTCGTATGGCGGCGTGCAGATCCCCGACATCGTCGGTCAGGTGCGCGTCGATCAGGCCTGGGGCCTCTTCCAAGTGTCGGCTGCTGCGCATCAGATTCGCGCCAGCTACTACACTTCTAGCTCGACCGGTTCGGCGTCTGAGACTCTTGGACACCCGGACGACAAGTGGGGCTACGCCGTTCAGGCCGCTTTGTCGCTCAAGAACTTGCCCACGGGCGCTGGCGATAGCTTGAACTTGAGCGCCACTTACGCGGACGGCGCGAGCCGCTACGTGATTGGTGGTACCAGCCCAAACAACTTTGCGATGTACGGCAGTTCGGGTCTTGCCTACCAGAGCGTGGCTCTCGGATTCTCGGGAGACGGTGTGTTTGGCAATTCGACGGACATCCAGAAGTCGTCCGTCTGGGGCGTTCGTGGTGCGTTCAACCACAATTGGAACCCGAACTGGTCGACATCGGTGTTCGGTTCCTACACTAACTTCTCGTGGAGCGGCGGCGCCAAGGATCTGATCTGTGGTCGCGTTCCTGGCGTCACTCTCGCCGCAAACGTGACTTACACGGGTGTCTGCGACCCGAGCTTCAACATCGCTCAGATCGGTACCGTGACTCGTTGGACTCCGGTGAAGAACCTCACGTTCTCGGGTGAAGTCATTTACACTTTCCTTGATCAGAAGAGCACCGGCACCATCACCCCAGGCGCGGTTAGTAACGCCAAGCCGGCGGTGGCGTATGAACTCAAGGATCAGGGAACGTGGACTGGCGCGTTCCGCGTCCAGCGCACCTTCTAA
- a CDS encoding DUF3126 family protein, with translation MDVQEVRKLDAYLKRVFGNPKIRVVPRPKKEDSAEVYIGEEFIGVLFVDDEDDDRSFQFQMAILEDDLADVE, from the coding sequence GTGGACGTTCAGGAAGTCAGAAAACTCGATGCCTATCTCAAGCGGGTGTTCGGCAATCCGAAAATCCGCGTGGTGCCGCGCCCGAAGAAGGAAGATTCGGCCGAGGTCTATATCGGCGAGGAGTTCATCGGCGTGCTGTTCGTCGACGACGAAGACGACGATCGCTCGTTCCAGTTCCAGATGGCGATCCTGGAAGACGACCTGGCCGACGTCGAGTAA
- a CDS encoding PAS domain-containing protein, which yields MKHPSSQAFFAYWDKQRDGAAAPDRSAIEPDALRSLLGDMFVVSCDAPGYPFRFAGTRLNALLGHDLKGEKLTNQFMLEQRRSIEQVLDIVSGDTVAVVAGILATAPNATPVTLELLLLPFAQRPHTPLSATGLLTPLATRVIGPLTSLRLTSWRTVGQQPRRFPPRKLRKFQVIRGLTVYEGSRGDSA from the coding sequence ATGAAGCATCCGTCGAGCCAGGCGTTCTTCGCCTATTGGGACAAGCAACGCGACGGCGCCGCTGCCCCCGATCGCAGCGCGATCGAGCCGGATGCGTTGCGCAGCCTGCTCGGCGACATGTTCGTGGTGTCGTGCGACGCGCCTGGATACCCGTTCCGGTTCGCCGGTACCCGGCTGAACGCCCTGCTCGGCCATGACCTGAAGGGCGAGAAGCTGACCAACCAATTCATGCTGGAGCAGCGGCGCTCGATCGAGCAGGTGCTGGACATCGTATCCGGCGATACCGTCGCTGTGGTCGCCGGTATCCTCGCCACAGCGCCGAATGCGACGCCGGTCACGCTGGAACTGCTGCTCCTCCCATTCGCCCAGCGCCCCCACACGCCCCTAAGCGCCACCGGCCTCCTAACGCCCCTCGCCACCCGAGTGATCGGGCCGCTGACGAGCCTGCGGCTGACCTCATGGCGAACGGTCGGCCAGCAGCCACGCCGCTTCCCACCACGCAAGCTGCGGAAGTTTCAGGTGATCCGAGGACTGACGGTCTACGAGGGCAGTCGCGGCGACTCGGCATAA
- a CDS encoding FAD-dependent monooxygenase yields the protein MAVSRTIIVAGAGIGGLTAALALAAKGFRVIVLERTERLDEVGAGLQLSPNASRILVELGLQPRLDACAVVPDAVTAINARSGRAIVRMPIGDVAVRNGAPYWVVHRADLQAALAAKVAAHPSIDLRLGCAVEDVAPHANGVTVSAGGGQEPALALVGADGIWSAVRGVAFPKIQPLFSGLIAWRGTIPAEAMPDGERLRGVQLWLGPEAHLVVYPISGGRRINLVAVVNGSWNQRGWSARGEPTEIVARFAHWAGAAKALIGTVENWTRWALFAMPDGGAWNQGQIALLGDASHGMLPFAAQGAGMAIEDAAVLSAGLAASHGEGRGGTAAEVATTLQRYAALRRPRVKRVQQLARQNGVIYHLPGAAAIARDVAMRALGPDRLLARQSWIYDWRL from the coding sequence GTGGCGGTCTCCCGAACCATTATCGTCGCGGGAGCCGGAATTGGCGGCCTGACCGCCGCATTGGCGCTGGCCGCCAAGGGGTTCCGAGTCATCGTACTGGAGCGCACCGAACGCCTCGACGAAGTCGGCGCCGGTCTGCAGCTCTCTCCCAACGCCTCCCGAATTCTGGTCGAGCTCGGCCTGCAGCCGCGGCTCGACGCCTGCGCGGTGGTGCCCGACGCTGTCACCGCGATCAACGCCCGCTCTGGCCGCGCCATCGTCCGGATGCCGATCGGCGACGTCGCCGTCCGCAACGGCGCGCCCTACTGGGTGGTGCATCGCGCCGACCTGCAGGCCGCGCTGGCCGCCAAGGTCGCCGCCCATCCCTCGATCGACCTCCGACTCGGCTGCGCCGTCGAGGACGTCGCGCCCCATGCCAACGGTGTCACCGTGTCGGCCGGCGGCGGTCAGGAACCGGCGCTAGCGCTGGTCGGGGCCGACGGCATCTGGTCGGCCGTCCGCGGGGTGGCGTTTCCGAAGATCCAACCGCTGTTTTCCGGGCTGATCGCCTGGCGAGGCACGATTCCGGCCGAGGCGATGCCGGATGGGGAGAGGCTTCGCGGAGTGCAGCTTTGGCTGGGGCCGGAGGCGCATCTGGTGGTGTACCCGATCTCAGGAGGGCGCCGGATCAATTTGGTGGCGGTGGTCAATGGCTCATGGAACCAGCGCGGCTGGAGCGCGCGCGGCGAACCCACTGAGATTGTTGCGCGTTTCGCGCATTGGGCGGGCGCCGCCAAGGCGCTGATCGGAACCGTCGAAAACTGGACGCGCTGGGCGCTGTTCGCGATGCCGGACGGCGGAGCGTGGAACCAGGGCCAGATCGCCCTGTTGGGCGATGCCTCCCACGGCATGCTGCCATTCGCCGCCCAGGGCGCCGGCATGGCGATCGAGGACGCCGCCGTGCTGTCCGCCGGTCTCGCCGCTAGCCATGGCGAGGGCCGCGGCGGCACCGCCGCGGAGGTTGCGACCACTCTGCAGCGCTACGCGGCGCTGCGCCGGCCCCGGGTCAAACGGGTGCAGCAGCTCGCCCGGCAGAACGGCGTGATCTACCACCTGCCCGGCGCCGCGGCGATCGCCCGCGATGTCGCGATGCGGGCGCTCGGCCCGGACCGGCTGCTGGCGCGTCAGAGCTGGATCTACGACTGGCGCCTCTGA
- a CDS encoding alpha/beta fold hydrolase, translated as MPSFDHAGVNIAYLDEGEGEPILLIHGFASNKNVNWVYPSWLSELKRAGRRVIAIDNRGHGESSKLYDPNDYTLEAMASDAVALMDHLSIARADVMGYSMGARIGANLARWQEQRVRSLVLGGLGMGLLSNEGRPGENVAHALEADALDDVTDPVGRTFRAFADQTRSDRKALAACMRGSRGLMSREDAAQIAVPVLIAVGTDDDVAGSAHDLGDIIPGSEVLDIPRRDHMRAVGDRVYKEGVVDFLARRP; from the coding sequence ATGCCGAGCTTTGATCACGCCGGAGTCAACATCGCTTACCTCGACGAAGGCGAGGGCGAGCCCATTTTGCTCATTCACGGCTTCGCATCGAACAAGAACGTCAACTGGGTGTATCCGTCCTGGCTGTCGGAATTGAAGCGCGCCGGGCGCCGGGTCATCGCGATCGACAATCGCGGTCACGGCGAGTCCAGCAAGCTGTACGATCCGAACGACTACACGCTCGAGGCGATGGCCTCCGACGCGGTGGCCCTGATGGATCATCTTAGCATCGCGCGCGCCGACGTCATGGGCTATTCGATGGGCGCGCGGATCGGCGCCAATCTCGCTCGGTGGCAGGAGCAGCGGGTCCGCTCGCTCGTGCTCGGCGGTCTCGGCATGGGGCTCCTCAGCAACGAAGGGCGTCCCGGTGAAAACGTCGCGCACGCGCTCGAGGCCGACGCGCTCGACGATGTCACCGATCCGGTTGGTCGCACCTTTCGCGCCTTCGCGGATCAGACCCGTTCCGATCGCAAAGCGCTCGCCGCTTGTATGCGCGGATCGCGCGGACTGATGAGCCGCGAGGACGCCGCGCAGATCGCCGTCCCGGTGCTGATCGCGGTCGGCACAGACGACGACGTCGCCGGCTCGGCACACGACCTCGGCGACATCATTCCGGGCTCGGAAGTGCTGGATATCCCGCGCCGCGACCACATGCGCGCGGTCGGCGACAGGGTTTACAAGGAAGGCGTGGTGGATTTCCTGGCGCGGCGCCCGTGA
- the cysE gene encoding serine O-acetyltransferase — translation MVMHQINPQSANVTALDPIWERVRSEAEDIVRREPELASFIFASVLHHDRLEDAVVHRVAERLDHAALSGDLIRQTYEDALRDQPDIGNAFRADMVAVFDRDPATSRFIDPLLYYKGFHAIQTHRLAHWLFGKGRKDFALYLQSRASAVFQTDINPAAKIGRGIFLDHATGLVVGETAVIDDDVSILHGVTLGGTGKEHEDRHPKIRRGVMIGAGAKILGNIEVGHCARIAAGSVVLKSVPHNMTVAGVPAKVVGEAGCAEPSRTMDQMINAIGL, via the coding sequence ATGGTGATGCATCAGATCAATCCGCAGAGTGCGAACGTGACGGCGCTCGATCCGATCTGGGAGCGGGTGCGGAGCGAAGCCGAAGACATCGTTCGGCGCGAGCCCGAATTGGCCTCCTTCATCTTTGCGAGCGTGCTGCATCATGATCGTCTGGAAGACGCGGTGGTGCATCGCGTCGCCGAGCGGCTCGATCATGCGGCGCTGTCCGGTGATCTGATCCGTCAGACTTACGAAGACGCCCTGCGCGATCAGCCGGACATCGGCAACGCGTTTCGTGCCGATATGGTGGCGGTGTTCGATCGCGATCCGGCGACGTCGCGCTTCATCGATCCGCTGCTGTACTACAAGGGCTTCCACGCCATTCAGACGCATCGTTTGGCGCACTGGCTGTTCGGCAAGGGGCGCAAGGATTTCGCGCTGTATCTGCAGAGCCGGGCGTCGGCGGTGTTTCAGACCGACATCAATCCGGCAGCGAAGATCGGCCGCGGCATCTTCCTGGATCATGCCACCGGTCTGGTGGTCGGTGAAACCGCAGTGATCGACGACGACGTTTCGATCCTGCACGGCGTCACGCTCGGCGGCACCGGCAAGGAGCACGAGGATCGCCATCCGAAGATCCGGCGCGGCGTGATGATCGGCGCCGGCGCCAAGATTCTCGGCAACATCGAAGTCGGACACTGCGCGCGCATCGCCGCGGGGTCGGTGGTGCTGAAGTCGGTGCCGCACAACATGACCGTCGCCGGTGTGCCGGCCAAGGTGGTGGGGGAGGCCGGCTGCGCCGAGCCGTCACGCACCATGGATCAGATGATCAACGCGATTGGTCTCTGA
- a CDS encoding transglutaminase-like cysteine peptidase codes for MSGNRGFRGLAVIAAVVALTATAQAEDRVRYASVGDETRAPIGWIEFCSDNPVECRGSRSQARDIVLTQTAWQDLLKVNRWVNDTIKPLTDMDHWGVIEKWSLPNDGYGDCEDYVLLKRKMLIDAGWPREALLITVVRDKKNEGHAVLTVKTDKGEFILDNQNEEVVAWTETGYRFVKRQSQSDPNAWVALGDGRPAIATASAKQR; via the coding sequence ATGTCGGGCAACAGGGGATTTCGGGGGCTTGCGGTGATTGCCGCCGTCGTCGCACTGACAGCGACGGCGCAAGCCGAAGACAGAGTTCGCTACGCCAGCGTCGGCGACGAGACGCGCGCACCGATCGGTTGGATCGAGTTCTGCTCGGACAATCCGGTGGAGTGCCGCGGGAGCCGCAGCCAGGCACGGGACATCGTGCTGACGCAGACTGCTTGGCAGGATCTACTGAAGGTCAATCGCTGGGTCAACGACACGATCAAGCCGCTGACCGACATGGACCACTGGGGCGTGATCGAAAAGTGGTCGCTGCCCAACGATGGTTACGGCGATTGCGAAGACTACGTTCTGCTGAAGCGCAAAATGCTGATCGACGCCGGCTGGCCGCGCGAAGCGCTGCTGATCACCGTGGTCCGCGACAAGAAGAATGAAGGCCACGCGGTGCTGACGGTGAAGACCGACAAGGGCGAGTTCATCCTCGATAACCAGAACGAGGAAGTCGTCGCCTGGACCGAGACTGGCTACCGCTTCGTCAAGCGGCAGTCGCAGAGCGATCCGAATGCCTGGGTCGCACTCGGCGACGGTCGCCCGGCAATCGCAACCGCCAGCGCCAAGCAGCGCTGA
- a CDS encoding PilZ domain-containing protein: MLLQNPKSQPATLERRRFQRVKVHLLGRYMLPDRREFPCQVINMSPGGLALLAPGIGNVGDRVIAYLDHVGRVEGKITRIIDNGFAMTLAATPRKRDKLAAQLTWLANRDILNLPEDRRHDRIVPRNPIAVLTLDDGSRMSCRIIDMSRSGAAIAAEQRPPLNSQVLLGRVASRVVRHLDDGFALEFVHEQLEETLEDSVTAR, translated from the coding sequence TTGTTGTTGCAGAACCCCAAAAGCCAGCCGGCGACGCTCGAGCGTCGTCGTTTCCAGCGGGTGAAAGTTCACCTGCTCGGACGCTACATGCTGCCCGACCGCCGTGAATTTCCGTGCCAGGTGATCAACATGTCGCCCGGCGGGCTGGCGCTGTTGGCGCCGGGGATCGGCAATGTCGGCGACCGCGTGATCGCCTATCTCGACCATGTCGGCCGCGTCGAAGGCAAGATCACCCGTATCATCGACAATGGCTTCGCGATGACTTTGGCCGCAACGCCGCGTAAGCGCGACAAGCTCGCGGCCCAGCTCACCTGGCTCGCCAATCGCGACATTCTCAATCTGCCGGAAGATCGCCGCCACGACCGTATCGTGCCGCGCAACCCGATCGCCGTGCTGACGCTCGACGACGGCAGCCGGATGAGTTGCCGCATCATCGACATGTCGCGCTCCGGCGCCGCGATTGCCGCAGAGCAGCGCCCCCCGCTGAACTCGCAGGTGCTGCTCGGCCGCGTCGCCTCCCGCGTCGTTCGTCACCTCGACGATGGCTTCGCGCTGGAGTTCGTGCACGAGCAACTCGAAGAAACGCTCGAAGACAGCGTTACCGCGCGGTGA
- a CDS encoding zinc-finger domain-containing protein — translation MSDHVVPHFQNDAGVATIEIGSREFMCVGAAPPFDHPHVFLDLGNDNEIICPYCSTLYRYAADLKPGEARPPECVLKDKVA, via the coding sequence ATGTCCGACCACGTGGTTCCCCACTTCCAGAACGATGCCGGCGTTGCGACGATCGAAATCGGTTCGCGGGAATTTATGTGCGTCGGCGCCGCCCCTCCGTTCGATCATCCGCACGTGTTTCTCGACCTCGGTAACGACAACGAGATCATCTGCCCATATTGCTCGACGCTGTATCGCTACGCGGCCGATCTGAAGCCGGGCGAAGCCCGCCCGCCGGAATGCGTGCTGAAGGACAAGGTCGCCTGA
- a CDS encoding MarR family winged helix-turn-helix transcriptional regulator: MPHRTREQHHDEAVTRPSLVRQPLQAVGAEEPPGDSQACAHRDFGVSHQVIWDFVSISNNLEDMRRAWAKLFGISGSQWLILMAIADLDQGNGVSVGDVSHKIHAVSTFVTTQTKILERMGLLNRVPSTEDARVVLMSLSDEARTKIDRLSPRWEALHAYIFSDFDAEALNDVKAKLEMLKNRTKEAMLRVLDEP, from the coding sequence ATGCCGCATCGGACTAGGGAGCAGCATCACGACGAAGCCGTCACGCGGCCGTCGTTGGTGAGGCAGCCGCTCCAAGCGGTGGGGGCCGAGGAACCGCCCGGTGATTCACAAGCGTGCGCGCACCGCGATTTCGGCGTGTCTCACCAGGTGATTTGGGATTTCGTCTCGATCAGCAACAATCTCGAGGACATGCGCCGCGCGTGGGCAAAGCTGTTCGGAATTAGCGGCTCGCAGTGGCTGATCTTGATGGCGATCGCCGATCTCGACCAGGGAAATGGCGTGTCCGTCGGCGACGTGTCACACAAGATCCACGCTGTCTCGACCTTCGTCACAACTCAAACCAAGATCCTGGAGCGGATGGGGCTGCTCAATCGGGTGCCCTCGACGGAAGATGCCCGCGTGGTGCTGATGTCGCTGTCCGATGAAGCGCGCACCAAGATCGACCGTCTATCGCCGCGTTGGGAAGCGTTGCATGCATATATCTTCAGTGATTTCGACGCCGAGGCGCTCAACGACGTCAAGGCCAAGCTCGAAATGCTGAAGAATAGAACCAAGGAGGCGATGCTGCGGGTGCTCGACGAGCCCTGA